The Natronoglycomyces albus genome has a segment encoding these proteins:
- the panB gene encoding 3-methyl-2-oxobutanoate hydroxymethyltransferase, translating into MLTSTNSGDDVPTLYGPGKKISRIRTRHLLEAKERGEKWPMLTSYDQYTARLFDEAGIPVLLVGDSAANNVYGYETSLPVTTEELLPLVKAVVRSTQRALVVADLPFGSYEAGPEQALATAVGFMKAGATAVKLEGGQRMVEQIRALTNAGIPVMGHVGFTPQSEHVVGGYRVQGRDTQAQAVVADAHAVYEAGAFSVVLEMVTAPVAEQVTKELPIPTIGIGAGPGTDAQVLVWQDMAGLNQGRKPRFVKRYANVAEVIQQAAQDFADEVKGGTFPAQEHTFDS; encoded by the coding sequence ATGCTCACATCGACCAATTCCGGCGACGATGTACCGACCCTGTACGGGCCGGGGAAGAAGATTTCACGCATACGTACCCGCCACCTTCTCGAAGCCAAGGAACGTGGCGAGAAATGGCCCATGCTCACCTCCTACGACCAGTACACAGCTCGACTTTTCGACGAAGCGGGCATCCCGGTGCTGTTGGTGGGGGACTCGGCCGCGAACAACGTCTACGGCTATGAGACCAGCCTTCCCGTCACTACCGAAGAACTACTTCCGCTGGTCAAGGCTGTGGTGCGATCAACGCAACGAGCGTTGGTCGTCGCAGACTTGCCATTTGGCTCCTATGAGGCGGGACCCGAACAAGCCCTAGCCACCGCTGTGGGATTCATGAAAGCTGGCGCGACGGCCGTCAAGCTCGAAGGCGGCCAACGTATGGTCGAACAAATTCGAGCGCTCACCAATGCGGGCATTCCCGTCATGGGTCACGTCGGCTTCACGCCGCAAAGTGAGCATGTGGTCGGCGGATACCGCGTGCAAGGGCGCGACACGCAGGCCCAGGCGGTTGTGGCCGACGCCCACGCGGTCTATGAGGCGGGCGCCTTCTCGGTGGTCTTGGAAATGGTGACCGCTCCGGTCGCCGAACAGGTCACAAAGGAACTGCCCATCCCGACTATCGGGATCGGAGCCGGGCCTGGCACCGACGCCCAGGTCTTGGTATGGCAGGACATGGCCGGACTCAACCAGGGGCGTAAACCACGATTCGTCAAGCGTTACGCCAACGTCGCCGAGGTGATCCAGCAGGCGGCGCAGGACTTTGCCGACGAGGTCAAGGGCGGCACGTTCCCCGCCCAAGAGCACACCTTCGATTCCTAG
- a CDS encoding glutamine synthetase family protein, with amino-acid sequence MERQQEFVLRTLEERDIRFVRLWFTDVLGTLKSVSVAPAELEAAFEEGIGFDGSAIEGFARIYEADMIALPDPSTFQVFPFEGGLAGESARMFCDIVTPDSAPSWADPRHVLRRALAKAADKGFTFYVHPEIEFFLLTDTPADGTEPTPVDDGGYFDHTTHAVARDFRRLAIQALEQIGISVEFSHHEVAPGQQEIDLRYADALTTSDNIMTFRHVVKEVALTNGVHASFMPKPFTAQPGSGMHSHLSLFEGENNAFHDASDEQRLSTTAKSFIAGLLRHAPEYTAVTCQWVNSYKRLYAHPMPGKISEAPTHVSWGRANRSALVRVPAYGKPNSARVEIRSLDSATNPYLAYAVLLGAGLKGIEEGYDLPPGSEDNITSLSNVERLAAGYQRLPANLAEALDAMESSELIPEVLGEHVFDYFLKNKRAEWEDYRTQVTAYERTRYLTL; translated from the coding sequence GTGGAACGTCAACAAGAATTCGTCCTCCGGACGCTCGAAGAGCGCGACATCAGGTTCGTGCGCCTGTGGTTCACCGATGTCCTGGGCACCCTGAAATCCGTGTCAGTCGCGCCCGCCGAATTGGAGGCCGCCTTCGAAGAGGGCATCGGCTTCGACGGATCAGCCATCGAAGGGTTCGCTCGTATCTACGAGGCCGACATGATCGCCCTGCCCGACCCCTCCACCTTCCAAGTCTTTCCCTTCGAGGGCGGTTTGGCAGGCGAATCGGCACGCATGTTCTGCGACATCGTCACCCCCGACAGCGCACCCAGCTGGGCGGACCCGCGCCACGTACTACGCAGAGCCCTAGCCAAGGCCGCGGACAAGGGCTTCACGTTCTACGTTCATCCCGAGATCGAATTCTTCCTCTTGACCGACACTCCCGCGGACGGCACCGAACCCACCCCAGTCGACGATGGCGGCTACTTCGACCATACGACGCACGCGGTAGCCCGAGACTTCCGCCGCCTAGCGATCCAAGCGCTAGAACAGATCGGCATCTCCGTGGAATTTAGCCACCACGAAGTCGCACCCGGACAGCAAGAGATCGACCTACGTTATGCCGACGCCCTCACCACCTCAGACAACATCATGACGTTCCGGCACGTGGTCAAGGAAGTGGCGCTGACCAATGGCGTCCACGCCTCGTTCATGCCCAAACCCTTCACCGCCCAGCCCGGCTCCGGCATGCACAGCCACCTATCACTGTTCGAAGGCGAAAACAACGCCTTCCACGACGCCAGCGACGAACAGCGACTCTCCACCACCGCGAAGTCCTTCATCGCTGGGCTGCTGCGCCACGCACCCGAATACACGGCCGTGACCTGCCAGTGGGTCAACTCCTACAAACGCCTCTACGCCCACCCGATGCCAGGCAAAATCTCCGAAGCCCCCACCCATGTCTCCTGGGGCCGCGCCAACCGCTCGGCCCTGGTACGCGTCCCCGCATACGGCAAACCCAACTCCGCGCGGGTGGAGATCCGATCTCTGGACTCGGCCACCAACCCCTACCTCGCCTACGCGGTCTTGCTAGGAGCGGGCCTCAAAGGCATCGAAGAGGGATACGACCTGCCACCAGGCTCCGAAGACAACATCACCTCGCTGTCCAACGTCGAACGCCTCGCCGCCGGATATCAGCGCCTGCCCGCCAACCTAGCCGAGGCCCTAGACGCCATGGAATCCTCCGAACTCATCCCCGAAGTCTTGGGCGAACACGTTTTCGACTACTTCCTGAAAAACAAACGGGCCGAATGGGAGGACTACCGGACCCAAGTCACCGCCTACGAACGAACGCGTTACCTCACGCTCTGA
- a CDS encoding type 1 glutamine amidotransferase has translation MTNVLVIENNPSQGPGRLVSWLEASGAKLTLVRAHAGEEVPPSAGDYDALIALGGGRGAEWTDSLAALLRTAVAEKTPTLAICSSARLLATTFGGSLSPVENPAMGPRILAKRDAAGNDPIFGPAPMALDVIWFRREDIDTLPDNAVLLAATPHGGKEVFRLGESAWAVQAHVEFTDEVLATLEGFDAAALQRSADVQEFIVSTWKPIVDRFVRYAAGGRAGMPLPLLTDPS, from the coding sequence GTGACAAATGTGTTGGTAATCGAGAACAACCCCAGCCAAGGCCCCGGACGCCTGGTGAGTTGGCTGGAAGCCTCCGGCGCGAAACTCACCCTCGTGCGAGCGCACGCGGGCGAGGAGGTGCCCCCCTCAGCGGGCGACTACGACGCCCTCATCGCCCTCGGCGGTGGGCGGGGAGCGGAGTGGACCGACTCACTGGCCGCCCTCCTACGCACCGCCGTGGCCGAGAAGACCCCGACCCTGGCCATCTGTTCCTCGGCCCGCCTGCTCGCCACCACCTTCGGCGGCAGCCTCAGCCCAGTGGAAAACCCCGCTATGGGCCCACGCATCCTCGCCAAACGCGACGCGGCCGGGAACGACCCCATCTTCGGGCCCGCCCCCATGGCCCTCGACGTCATCTGGTTTCGCCGCGAAGACATCGACACCCTGCCCGACAACGCGGTCCTACTCGCCGCCACCCCACATGGAGGCAAAGAAGTCTTTCGCCTGGGAGAAAGCGCCTGGGCCGTGCAAGCCCATGTCGAATTCACCGACGAAGTCCTCGCCACCCTCGAGGGCTTCGACGCAGCAGCCCTCCAACGATCCGCCGACGTCCAAGAATTCATCGTCAGCACCTGGAAACCCATCGTCGACCGCTTCGTCCGCTACGCGGCCGGCGGTCGAGCGGGAATGCCGCTACCACTGCTGACCGACCCCTCCTGA
- a CDS encoding winged helix-turn-helix transcriptional regulator, whose amino-acid sequence MASKRDAPYVCGIDAAVDVIGGKWKVLIIWALSDGGKRFSQMRRMLDSVSEKVLGEHLRQLEADGIVERTVFAEVPPRVEYALTASGQELNEALEPLATWGSKYRSALTDTCDR is encoded by the coding sequence GTGGCGTCAAAAAGAGACGCACCTTACGTGTGCGGGATCGACGCGGCCGTGGACGTGATCGGCGGCAAATGGAAGGTGCTTATCATCTGGGCGCTGTCCGATGGCGGCAAACGGTTTTCGCAAATGCGGCGGATGCTCGATTCGGTCAGCGAGAAGGTCCTCGGTGAGCACTTGCGCCAGCTGGAAGCCGACGGGATCGTGGAGCGCACGGTCTTCGCCGAAGTGCCGCCCCGAGTCGAGTACGCGCTCACCGCGTCCGGACAAGAACTAAACGAGGCACTGGAGCCGCTGGCGACCTGGGGCTCGAAGTATCGTTCGGCCCTGACCGATACGTGCGATCGGTAA
- a CDS encoding NAD(P)-dependent oxidoreductase — MSKIGTRISVIGVGSMGGAVAARLIETGHEVTVWNRTASKAEALRERGAVVAEDLAAAIDASELIVILLLNYDIAEQNLWPLAAHLRGKTVVNLTTGTDVQANAWAEWAESHDIAYVDGAIMATPDLIGHDEALLLYSGLASAYDRHLSILEQLGTSQYFGPKPGTASLYDTAMLTGMYTMFTGFLHGAAVVAKDGLTAVDLAAGMSQFLGAMAHALPHVAQVVDSGNFETGTEQTLDFTANALDIIAANASSQDIDTSLLDLLRGMVERQREAGFGQHDFARLALSFTKE; from the coding sequence ATGTCGAAAATTGGAACGCGGATCAGTGTGATTGGAGTCGGCTCGATGGGTGGGGCTGTGGCCGCCCGCCTGATCGAGACTGGTCATGAAGTGACCGTGTGGAACCGCACTGCTTCCAAGGCCGAAGCGCTGCGTGAACGCGGAGCCGTCGTGGCCGAGGATCTGGCGGCTGCCATCGACGCCTCTGAACTCATTGTCATCCTGCTGTTGAACTATGACATCGCCGAGCAAAATCTCTGGCCACTTGCCGCACACCTGCGCGGTAAGACTGTTGTCAACCTCACCACCGGTACCGACGTGCAGGCGAATGCCTGGGCTGAATGGGCTGAGTCCCACGATATCGCCTATGTGGACGGAGCGATAATGGCGACCCCTGACCTCATTGGCCACGATGAGGCCCTATTGCTCTACTCCGGACTTGCTAGCGCCTATGACCGGCATCTATCCATTCTGGAACAGCTCGGCACCAGTCAGTACTTCGGCCCCAAGCCTGGCACCGCGTCACTGTACGACACAGCGATGTTGACCGGCATGTACACGATGTTCACCGGCTTCCTCCACGGTGCGGCCGTGGTGGCCAAGGATGGTCTGACCGCAGTAGATCTGGCCGCGGGCATGAGCCAGTTCCTCGGCGCGATGGCGCATGCCTTGCCGCACGTGGCGCAGGTGGTCGACAGCGGGAACTTCGAGACCGGTACGGAGCAGACGCTGGATTTTACGGCCAACGCACTGGACATCATCGCGGCCAACGCCTCCTCGCAAGACATCGACACATCGTTGCTGGATTTGTTGCGCGGCATGGTGGAGCGCCAGCGGGAAGCGGGCTTTGGCCAGCATGACTTCGCCCGTTTGGCGCTGAGCTTTACGAAAGAGTAG
- a CDS encoding glycosyl hydrolase family 18 protein, which yields MRRLTKRRVALVAAFAMAVGSVPAAFAYANSGTAEAACEYDAWSASEIYVGGDRVSHDNEQYEAKWWTRGEVPGTTGEWGVWNGLGPCEGDDDPTDDPTDDPTDDPTDDPTDPPPPPGDNYNIGYFTNWGVYDRNYHVKDIVETGSAEHLTHIMYAFGNVQGGECRIGDSYADYDRFYSASESVDGVADTWDPGALRGNFNQLKKLKEMYPHIQVVWSFGGWTWSGGFDEAAQNPEHFASSCYDLVNDPRWDGVFDGIDIDWEYPGDCGLSCSDAPYEAFPNLMSALRDEFGSDLVTAAIPADPRDGEKLDAADYGTASQYVDFYMAMTYDYFGAWAAQGPTAPHSPFSCYDGIPIAEFCTEATISKLRSLGVSDEKILLGLGFYGRGWQGVSQSEPGGTATGPAPGEYEQGINDYKVLIENCPPTGTIAGTSYAYCGGQWWSYDTPVEMEAKAAWAASQGLGGVFFWELSGDRNGELITALNNGLN from the coding sequence ATGCGGAGACTCACAAAGCGACGTGTGGCGCTCGTTGCCGCATTCGCTATGGCAGTCGGTTCCGTGCCGGCCGCGTTTGCCTATGCCAATTCCGGGACGGCTGAAGCGGCGTGCGAGTACGACGCCTGGTCCGCTAGCGAAATCTACGTCGGCGGCGATCGCGTTAGCCACGACAACGAACAATACGAAGCAAAGTGGTGGACTCGGGGAGAAGTGCCTGGAACCACTGGAGAATGGGGCGTCTGGAACGGCCTTGGGCCCTGTGAGGGCGACGATGACCCCACCGATGACCCCACCGATGACCCCACGGACGACCCGACCGATGACCCCACCGACCCTCCGCCTCCCCCCGGCGACAACTACAACATCGGCTACTTCACCAACTGGGGCGTCTACGACCGCAATTACCACGTGAAAGACATCGTGGAGACTGGCTCCGCCGAGCACCTCACCCACATCATGTACGCCTTTGGGAACGTCCAAGGTGGAGAATGTCGCATCGGCGACTCATATGCCGACTACGACCGCTTCTACTCCGCTTCCGAATCAGTCGACGGCGTAGCGGACACCTGGGACCCCGGGGCACTGCGGGGAAACTTCAACCAGCTGAAGAAGCTCAAGGAAATGTACCCACACATCCAGGTCGTGTGGTCGTTTGGCGGTTGGACATGGTCCGGCGGCTTCGATGAGGCGGCCCAAAATCCCGAACACTTCGCCAGTTCGTGTTACGACCTGGTGAACGATCCGCGTTGGGATGGTGTGTTCGACGGTATCGACATCGACTGGGAATACCCGGGCGACTGTGGACTGAGCTGTTCGGACGCCCCTTACGAGGCATTCCCGAACCTGATGTCGGCATTGCGTGATGAGTTCGGTTCCGACCTGGTGACCGCCGCGATCCCGGCTGACCCTCGCGATGGTGAGAAGTTGGACGCGGCCGATTACGGCACGGCAAGTCAGTACGTCGACTTCTACATGGCCATGACGTATGACTACTTTGGCGCGTGGGCCGCGCAGGGACCGACGGCGCCGCACTCGCCGTTCTCTTGCTACGACGGCATCCCGATCGCTGAGTTCTGCACCGAAGCGACGATTTCCAAGCTACGCAGCCTCGGAGTCTCTGACGAGAAGATTCTCTTGGGGCTGGGCTTTTACGGTCGTGGCTGGCAAGGCGTGTCGCAGTCAGAACCTGGTGGCACTGCCACAGGGCCCGCTCCCGGCGAGTATGAGCAGGGGATCAACGACTACAAGGTGTTGATCGAGAATTGTCCGCCCACAGGCACCATCGCCGGAACCAGTTATGCCTACTGTGGAGGCCAGTGGTGGAGCTATGACACGCCTGTTGAAATGGAGGCCAAGGCAGCTTGGGCCGCATCTCAAGGTCTAGGTGGCGTGTTCTTCTGGGAGCTTTCCGGGGACCGAAATGGCGAATTGATCACGGCGCTCAATAACGGTCTCAATTAG
- a CDS encoding glycosyl hydrolase family 18 protein: MSTFKKRGLVALAVSVLLLATAPAAYANNSDSDSDTEPTTTTCEYQQWQTHTVYVAGDRVSHLGQQYEAKWWTMLQQPGTTGEWGVWKHLGACEETPGEDAIVAGYYTNWGEYNVKDIVETGSAEKLTHIIYAFGNVEDGECTIGDPWADFQRPYEAHESVDGIADDPDQDLKGNFNQILKLKEQYPHIQVLWSFGGWTWSDGFDEAAEDPEHFASSCFDLVNDPQWDGVFDGIDIDWEYPGDCGLTCSEAPYEAYPALMSALRDEFGSDWLTAAISADARDGGKLDNADYAGAAEFIDFYMVMTYDFFGSWQPEGPVAPHSPLHCYEGIPIAGFCGENAIDKLIDMGIGEEKLLLGLPFYGRGWEGVESSEPGSPATGAATGADRYKDLIERCPATETVGGTAYGFCDGEWWSYDTPATAEYKAQWAAEHNLGGVFFWELSGDRDGELITGLHAGLNG, encoded by the coding sequence GTGTCAACTTTTAAGAAACGTGGTCTGGTTGCCCTCGCCGTCAGCGTTTTGCTGCTGGCGACCGCCCCGGCCGCATACGCCAACAACAGCGACAGTGACAGTGACACCGAGCCCACCACGACCACATGTGAATACCAGCAATGGCAGACTCACACCGTCTACGTTGCCGGAGACCGCGTGAGTCACCTGGGCCAGCAATACGAAGCCAAGTGGTGGACAATGCTCCAACAGCCCGGCACGACAGGGGAGTGGGGAGTCTGGAAACACCTCGGCGCGTGCGAGGAAACTCCCGGTGAGGACGCCATTGTCGCCGGTTACTACACCAACTGGGGTGAATACAACGTCAAAGACATCGTCGAGACCGGCTCGGCGGAGAAGTTGACACACATCATCTACGCGTTCGGCAACGTCGAAGACGGAGAATGCACCATTGGTGACCCCTGGGCCGACTTTCAGCGCCCCTATGAGGCCCACGAATCGGTCGACGGCATTGCCGATGATCCCGACCAAGACCTCAAAGGCAACTTCAATCAGATCTTGAAGCTCAAAGAGCAGTACCCTCACATTCAGGTTCTGTGGTCGTTTGGCGGTTGGACGTGGTCGGATGGCTTCGACGAAGCGGCAGAGGACCCCGAACACTTCGCCAGTTCGTGCTTCGACCTGGTCAACGATCCGCAGTGGGATGGCGTGTTCGACGGCATCGACATCGACTGGGAATACCCGGGAGACTGCGGCCTGACCTGCTCGGAGGCCCCGTATGAGGCGTACCCAGCTCTCATGTCGGCCCTGCGCGACGAATTTGGCTCCGACTGGTTGACTGCCGCCATCAGCGCCGACGCTCGTGACGGTGGCAAGCTCGACAACGCCGATTACGCCGGTGCGGCGGAGTTCATCGACTTCTACATGGTCATGACCTATGACTTCTTTGGATCCTGGCAACCCGAAGGACCGGTGGCTCCTCACTCGCCGCTGCACTGCTACGAAGGGATTCCCATCGCCGGGTTCTGCGGTGAAAATGCGATCGACAAGCTCATTGACATGGGCATCGGCGAGGAGAAACTCCTGCTAGGTCTGCCCTTCTACGGTCGAGGGTGGGAAGGCGTGGAAAGCTCAGAGCCAGGCAGCCCCGCCACCGGAGCCGCCACTGGTGCGGACCGCTATAAGGACCTGATCGAGCGGTGCCCAGCGACCGAAACCGTCGGTGGAACCGCCTACGGCTTCTGCGATGGCGAATGGTGGAGCTACGACACGCCCGCAACGGCTGAATATAAGGCCCAGTGGGCGGCGGAGCACAACCTTGGCGGCGTGTTCTTCTGGGAGCTCTCAGGAGACCGTGATGGCGAGTTGATTACCGGACTGCACGCCGGTCTCAACGGCTAG
- a CDS encoding NUDIX domain-containing protein codes for MAIRVRAIIHIGDNAILTIKRTVPDQTPYWVLPGGHVEHSDPSLEAALLRELGEELGEELGEGTTFTVRPRPVLCLTSQDTQLFYSVHLSSPKAGKRTGPEFTDSTRGRYDLDIIPIENLRDLALLPPRLKDSLLEAITSFGTLRNMPTLNQTDLPRLDDFDRVRSASAESTDNRYQLADAERPPRDDRAHKLVWLVSANVKTGRQVPRTNDGQERPLDTR; via the coding sequence ATGGCCATCCGTGTCCGCGCAATCATCCACATCGGCGACAACGCCATCCTGACCATCAAACGCACCGTGCCCGACCAAACACCATACTGGGTGCTACCCGGAGGCCACGTCGAGCACTCCGATCCAAGTCTGGAAGCCGCACTGCTGCGCGAACTAGGCGAAGAACTCGGCGAAGAACTCGGCGAAGGAACAACCTTCACAGTCCGACCCCGGCCCGTCCTATGCCTCACAAGCCAAGACACACAATTGTTCTACTCAGTCCACCTCTCCAGCCCCAAGGCTGGCAAACGCACCGGGCCAGAATTCACCGACTCAACCCGCGGCCGCTATGACCTCGACATCATCCCCATCGAAAACCTGCGGGACTTGGCACTGCTACCTCCCCGACTCAAAGACTCCCTACTCGAAGCCATCACCAGTTTCGGGACTCTGCGGAACATGCCCACCCTCAACCAGACCGACCTGCCACGCCTAGATGACTTCGACCGGGTGCGCAGTGCGAGTGCCGAAAGCACTGACAACCGTTATCAATTAGCGGATGCGGAGAGACCACCCAGAGACGATCGAGCCCACAAACTCGTCTGGTTAGTATCGGCTAATGTTAAAACGGGACGACAAGTCCCACGGACAAATGACGGACAAGAGAGGCCGCTGGATACAAGATGA
- a CDS encoding DUF2786 domain-containing protein, whose amino-acid sequence MTDPKLEKVRALLTKAADAATSPAEAETYTAKAMELAARYGIDQALLEARQGTSDNLTSTKVDINAPYVVDKVGLAAGVFEAFRCAVVRLHKPGVSPRRATILHAFGHKTDIDQALMLFGSLLIQADRALRAAPGPLPGENTSAYRRTFFAGFAITVTKRLAQAHRCAANDTPSTDESVELVLADRAQRSLDALNAEYPRTRTAGRRYLTGTGIGHGQTAGQRADIGGKSIDNH is encoded by the coding sequence ATGACTGACCCGAAACTCGAGAAAGTCCGTGCGCTGCTCACGAAAGCAGCTGACGCTGCTACCAGTCCTGCCGAGGCCGAGACATACACAGCCAAAGCAATGGAATTGGCAGCCCGCTACGGTATCGACCAAGCCTTGCTCGAGGCCCGCCAGGGAACAAGTGACAACCTCACCAGCACCAAGGTCGACATCAACGCCCCCTACGTCGTCGACAAGGTCGGACTCGCCGCTGGGGTCTTCGAGGCGTTCCGGTGCGCAGTGGTCCGACTCCATAAGCCAGGAGTTTCACCTCGACGTGCAACGATCCTGCACGCCTTCGGGCACAAAACCGACATCGACCAAGCCCTCATGCTCTTCGGCTCGCTACTGATCCAGGCCGACCGAGCGCTTCGGGCCGCACCGGGACCGCTCCCCGGCGAGAACACCTCAGCCTACCGACGCACCTTCTTCGCGGGATTTGCCATTACGGTAACCAAACGACTGGCACAAGCACACCGTTGCGCCGCGAACGACACACCCAGCACCGATGAGTCGGTAGAACTAGTACTGGCGGATCGAGCCCAACGCTCCCTGGACGCACTGAACGCGGAATACCCACGCACTCGAACCGCAGGACGCCGATACCTCACCGGCACCGGAATCGGGCACGGGCAAACAGCCGGGCAGCGCGCTGACATAGGCGGCAAGAGCATCGACAACCACTAA
- a CDS encoding helix-turn-helix transcriptional regulator, with protein MARDQLRVRRDQLSLTQEDLAAMIGVDPMTVRRWETTESMPRPWARRALAEMLKVDIDELMRMLQIEPAVTGQDGTGLESCLCGGGESMRRRSLLSAVPALATALLPSSVSALEVELSTLWTSYQASRYQSVVERLPGLLAQLQSHSSHAGDRRQCERLLGFAYQLSSTVLTKLGHQEPALNALDEGIRAAERSENPLVLASIKRSQAHTLLTFGYASNALGLAESAIVSSAALSRDDSPDALSVEGTVCLVAAVAAAKEGDAKLTGRFLDRAEGIAQRLGRDANCLWTAFGPTNVAIHRVVTSVELGQPRKAIASAPIASLQSLPSERRARHAIELARAHSLVGQVDEGVAVLTEAEADASEQIRNHRVSRQLVESWLSSHGHNHKVVSLAQRMHLESA; from the coding sequence ATGGCAAGAGATCAGCTCCGGGTGCGTCGAGACCAGCTGTCGTTGACCCAAGAAGACTTGGCGGCCATGATTGGGGTCGACCCGATGACGGTTCGACGTTGGGAGACCACCGAGTCCATGCCCAGGCCGTGGGCTCGGCGCGCTCTCGCCGAGATGTTGAAAGTCGACATCGACGAGTTGATGCGGATGCTCCAGATCGAGCCAGCGGTTACCGGTCAGGACGGCACTGGGCTCGAGTCTTGTTTGTGTGGCGGAGGTGAGAGCATGAGACGTCGGTCGTTGCTCTCAGCCGTGCCAGCGCTTGCTACTGCACTGTTGCCCAGCTCGGTTAGTGCTCTTGAAGTTGAGCTATCTACTTTGTGGACCTCGTATCAGGCGTCGCGTTATCAGTCGGTTGTGGAGCGTCTGCCTGGCCTGCTGGCACAATTGCAGTCTCATAGTTCTCACGCTGGCGACCGCCGACAGTGCGAACGCCTATTGGGGTTTGCCTACCAGCTTTCCTCGACAGTTCTCACCAAGCTGGGGCACCAGGAACCGGCATTGAACGCACTTGACGAGGGGATTCGTGCCGCTGAGCGGTCTGAGAATCCACTGGTTCTCGCGTCGATCAAGCGTAGCCAGGCGCACACTCTGTTGACCTTTGGCTACGCTTCTAACGCGCTAGGTCTCGCTGAGAGCGCGATTGTCTCCTCGGCTGCGCTTTCTAGGGACGATTCACCTGATGCACTTTCGGTTGAGGGAACAGTGTGCCTGGTTGCGGCTGTTGCTGCGGCTAAGGAAGGCGACGCTAAACTCACCGGTCGATTCCTCGATCGGGCTGAGGGCATCGCGCAGAGGCTGGGCCGCGACGCTAATTGTCTGTGGACCGCGTTTGGGCCTACAAATGTGGCCATCCACCGAGTTGTGACCTCTGTAGAACTTGGGCAGCCGCGGAAGGCGATCGCGTCGGCCCCTATCGCCTCGTTGCAGTCGCTGCCTAGTGAACGCCGTGCCCGGCATGCTATTGAGCTGGCCCGGGCCCATTCGCTTGTGGGGCAGGTAGATGAGGGTGTTGCGGTACTGACCGAGGCTGAGGCGGACGCCTCGGAGCAGATCCGCAACCACCGCGTCAGTCGACAACTGGTCGAGTCGTGGCTGTCCAGTCATGGGCACAACCACAAGGTAGTGTCGCTTGCACAACGAATGCACCTTGAGTCCGCTTAG
- a CDS encoding NUDIX hydrolase, with the protein MARAAAGALIRNRAGEVLMVEPTYKAYWDLPGGYIEIGESPSVACRREVREELGIDVALGELLVVDWAPAANEGDKILFIFDGGTLTAEQEDAITLPAAELKSYAYQPVERLAAITPARLSRRIGHAIQAGTTMYLENGEPLPHTRSDAA; encoded by the coding sequence GTGGCCAGGGCTGCCGCTGGTGCTCTGATTCGAAATCGGGCCGGTGAGGTGCTCATGGTTGAACCGACCTACAAGGCTTACTGGGATCTACCGGGCGGGTATATCGAGATCGGTGAGAGCCCCAGTGTGGCGTGTCGACGTGAGGTACGCGAAGAACTGGGCATCGATGTGGCGCTCGGCGAGCTTCTGGTGGTTGACTGGGCTCCGGCTGCAAACGAAGGCGATAAGATCCTCTTTATCTTCGATGGCGGCACTTTGACTGCGGAACAAGAGGACGCCATCACGTTGCCCGCCGCAGAGCTGAAGTCCTACGCCTATCAACCCGTCGAACGCCTTGCGGCCATCACACCAGCGCGGCTGTCCCGACGAATCGGGCACGCGATACAGGCAGGGACCACTATGTATCTAGAAAACGGTGAACCGTTGCCGCATACGCGCTCAGACGCCGCATAG